DNA sequence from the Staphylococcus epidermidis genome:
ATCTCCAGCATGAATCGTATCATACTTTTTCTTTTGAACATGTTGCTTAATTGATTTTGCCTCATATTGATCATCAAGTTGTTTCTTTTTATCAATTAATTCATGTTCCTTTACTTCAGCGCCCTTATGATCTCTTAGATTTCTAAGTTCTTTAAGAATTTCGTCCGCTTCTTTAGTCGCAGATTTCACACGCTGATTAGCTTTTTCTTTAGCTTCCTCCATCAAAGATTTCTCATAATTTTGATACTGTTGATATTGTTTAGACAAGGCATCGTGAGTTTCCTGTGCTTCTCTCACAAGTCTATCTAATTCTATTCGTTGTTGGTCAACACGTTTTGAATTGTGTTCTAATGATTCAATCATGGCATTGATTTCTTGCTCGTCTGTCCCTATCATTGTCTTAGCTTTATTAATGATGTTGAGACTTAGACCAAGTTTTTTTGAAATGTCGAAGGCATTAGATCGCCCTGGAACACCCATTAATAATTTATAAGTCGGACTCAGAGTATCAACGTCAAATTCAACACTTGCATTCATGACACCTTCACGATTATAACTATAAGCTTTTAATTCAGGGTAATGTGTTGTCGCCATAACTAAAGATCCTAAACGACGTACATAATCTAAGATACTCATTGCGAGTGCCGCACCTTCACTTGGATCTGTACCTGCGCCTAGTTCATCAAATAAAATCAGACTATTTTGATCTGCATCCTGTAATATTTCCACTATATTTTTCATGTGAGATGAAAACGTTGATAATGATTGTTCTATAGATTGTTCATCTCCAATATCACAATACACATTTTCAAAGATACTTAATTGGCTTCCATCCAGTGTAGGAATTAACAATCCTGACTGTGCCATGACAATTATCAAACCTAGCGTTTTTAAAGTGACAGTCTTACCACCCGTGTTTGGTCCAGTAATAATGACAGTTTCTACATCGTCAATAAATTCAATTGTATTTGCTACAACAGTATCTTTGTCTAATAAAGGGTGAAATGCATTGGGTAAATATATCGTTCGCTCCTCTTTAAATGTAGGTTTTGTTCCTTTTATAGTGCGCGCATAACGAGCTTTAGCAATTAAAAAATCGATTTGACCCATGACCGATTCAGCAACGAGTAATGCATCAGATTCCGCCGAAACTAATCCCGTCAATTCAGTCAATATACGTTCACGTTCAACTGCTTCATCATTACGCAAACGACTAATTTGATTATTCATCTCTACAACAGAATTCGGTTCAATATATAGTGTTTGTCCTGATGCCGATTGGTCATGAACAATACCATTGAAATCTTGTCTATATTCAGCTTTCACCGGAATAACATTGCGATCATTTCTTACTGTTACAATTGCATCAGATAGTTTTTTTTGATTCCCTTGATTTTTCACTATTCTATCTAAATTTTGACGAATCCGTTGATTTGTTCTTGAAATTTTACTTCTAATACTTTGTAAAGTATAACTCGCATGGTCAAATAAATCGTGTGCATCACATTTTTCATTAATTTCTTTAAATAAATCTGTAAGTATCGGTAGATGATTCATTTTATCATGCAGTATAGGATACTTAACCTCTTCATCTTCCTCTAGCATTTGATTGTAAAATGTTTTAAATTGATTTTGCACTTGAACTAGGCGTTTAATTCTGTTTAATTCTCCCACATTTAAAACGCCTCCTATGCTAGCCCTATGAACAAGTGGAGACACTTTTGCTAGACCACTTAAGCTTGGTAATCGATGCTTGTTATAGATTTGTGAAATTTCATCTGTTTCATTCATTTGAAATTCTACTGTATCGAAATTACTAGCGGGAGCCATCTCTTGTACTTTTTCACGACCTAAATCACTTATAGTTTCATCAGCCACAAATGATTTAATCTTTTCAAATTCCAAGACATCTAATGTTTTTTGTCTCATGCAATCCCTCTATTTCTTATATTTATTCGTTTCAACAAA
Encoded proteins:
- a CDS encoding endonuclease MutS2, whose protein sequence is MRQKTLDVLEFEKIKSFVADETISDLGREKVQEMAPASNFDTVEFQMNETDEISQIYNKHRLPSLSGLAKVSPLVHRASIGGVLNVGELNRIKRLVQVQNQFKTFYNQMLEEDEEVKYPILHDKMNHLPILTDLFKEINEKCDAHDLFDHASYTLQSIRSKISRTNQRIRQNLDRIVKNQGNQKKLSDAIVTVRNDRNVIPVKAEYRQDFNGIVHDQSASGQTLYIEPNSVVEMNNQISRLRNDEAVERERILTELTGLVSAESDALLVAESVMGQIDFLIAKARYARTIKGTKPTFKEERTIYLPNAFHPLLDKDTVVANTIEFIDDVETVIITGPNTGGKTVTLKTLGLIIVMAQSGLLIPTLDGSQLSIFENVYCDIGDEQSIEQSLSTFSSHMKNIVEILQDADQNSLILFDELGAGTDPSEGAALAMSILDYVRRLGSLVMATTHYPELKAYSYNREGVMNASVEFDVDTLSPTYKLLMGVPGRSNAFDISKKLGLSLNIINKAKTMIGTDEQEINAMIESLEHNSKRVDQQRIELDRLVREAQETHDALSKQYQQYQNYEKSLMEEAKEKANQRVKSATKEADEILKELRNLRDHKGAEVKEHELIDKKKQLDDQYEAKSIKQHVQKKKYDTIHAGDEVKVLSYGQKGEVLELVGNEEAVVQMGIIKMKLPIEDLEKTKKKKEKPTKMVTRQNRQTIKTELDLRGYRYEEALNELDQYLDQAVLSNYEQVYIIHGKGTGALQKGVQQHLKKHKSVRQFRGGMPNEGGFGVTVAELK